tcacacacacacacacacacacacacacacacacacacacacacacacacacacacacacacacacacacacacacacacacacacactctgctgcaCATGCACAAACTTGCAGTTACACATCAATAAATGACAAGTGGATGTTCAACATGGCCTGACAGGACACAGCAAGAATTTTAAACATCTGACATtaagggtttgtgtgtgtgtgtgtgtgtgtgtgtgtgtgtgtgtgtgtgtgtgtgtgtgtgtgtgtgtgtgtgtgttatgttaatGTACAATAATCAATAGACAAGCAATTGTGCAAAAAGTGTCAACTCTTTAGTGTCGACTCTATAGGAACAAACATCATTAAGGTTAAGCAAAAGGCATTAAGTCATAATACTAACATCAGCATGATCAGCACCagatgaccacacacacacacacacacacacacacacacacacacacacacacacacacacacacacacacacacacacacacacacacacacacacacacacacacacacacactgaagcttcttttactacagtgtgtgtgtgtgtgtgtgtgtgtgtgtgtgtgtgtgtgtgtgtgtgtgtgtgtgtgtgtgtgtgtgtgtgtgtctgggtgccAGATGTGAACAATGAGGGCGAGCAGCTGAATTAAAAAACGCACTCCAGGCATAGAGCTTTCTCTTAAAAacagagacactgtgtgtgtgtgtgtgtgtgtgtgtgtgtgtgtgtgtgtgtgtgtgtgtgtgtgtgtgtgtgtgtgtggtcatctGGTGCTGATCATGCTGATGTTAGTATTATGACTTTATGCCTTTTGCTTAACCTTAATGATGTTTGTTCCTATAGAGTCGACACTAAAGAGTTGACACTAAAGAGTCGACACTAAAGAGTCGACACTATAGAGTTGACACTAAAGAGTTGACATTAACGAGTTGACACTATTGAGTCGACACTATAGAGTTGACATTAACGAGTTGACACTATCGAGTTGACACTAAAGAGTTGACACTATAGAGTTGACACTAAAGAGTCGACACTAAAGAGTTGACACTATAGAGTTGACACTAAAGAGTCGACACTAAAGAGTTGACACTATAGAGTTGACACTGTAGAGATGACACTATAGAGTTGACACTATAGAGATGACACTATAGAGTCGACACTAAAGAGTCGACACTAAAGAGTCGACACTATAGAGTTGACATTAACGAGTTGACACTATCGAGTCCACACTATAGAGTCGACACTAAAGAGTTGACACTATAGAGTTGACACTATAGAGTTGACACTATAGAGTTGACACTATAGAGTTGACACTATAGAGTTGACACTAAAGAGTCGACACTAAAGAGTTGACACTAAAGAGTTGACACAGTCCCTGTTCCCtgtttgtttgcactttttaaggAACAACTGAACTAATCTGTGGATCCAACCTTGTTCTTTATGTTCTTTATGTTCTTTATGTAAACTGGTGGCCACCCTGAACCATGGTCTGGAGCTGGGACATGCCCTGCAGTAAACCTTTACAAGTCTTTATCCTCTCTAACACCTTCTCACTCTCCACCTCATCACCTTCACAGCAAACAAACTGCTGTCCCCACCTTCATCTCCCCAGCAGCCTCCTGTTACAGGCAGAGCTTCATCTTTATCTTTACACAGAAGATCTGCTGTAAGCTCTCCTGATGGTCACGAGGAACCTGGCTGTGTGAAATGACCATCTTTATATGTTTAAGCAACACAGAGCATGAAGGAGCTGGTGCATGAGTTGAGATCAGATTTAATCTCCTCTGGTCAACATGTGAACGTCTGTGTACAGAAGCTGGAGCAACTGATCAtttcgatgatgatgatgatgatgatgatgatgcagtgAAGgtaaaaaagctacacatcatgtcCTTGTTTCGTTAGTtgaatgatttttattgttacattttaaattgaatCATTGATGTGACTCATCTGACTCATCTGACTCATCTGACTCATCTGACTCATCTGACTCATCAGTCACAGCCTGAATCCATGATCAGTTTAAAATCAAAGTAATTAATGatccattttatttcactgacaATTTGAAGAGCCTCTAAACTTCATCAGTTCTCAGATTTGCTTGAAATTCATCTTGTTGTGAAAACAACAAACTTACACACCCTACGCCAAGGGTGCCCAAACTTACCCACCGAGCGTGGGcaggtgtgggtgcaggtttttatacaaaccaagcagaagccacacctgattccacctgtttcatcagttgttcttggcttttcgtatagactctggtgtggcttctgattggtcggaatgAGAACCTGCACCATACCGGCCCTTTGTGGGTAAGACTGAACACCGCTGAACTACCCCAAAggtacttcttcttcttcttcttcttcttcttcttcttcttcttcttcttcttcttcttcttcttcttcttcaccagTCCACAAACCTCAGAAATATAAGGTTTAACCCTGAGTTAATGTTATACATATCTAAACATCTTCTCCTCAGCACCATGGTGTTGAAACTCCTTTTAGTCCTAGATTCGGTTTGTAATCCTTCCCCAAGTTTAGACCCTCACCTGAATTCCTCTGATTATAAAATTCCTCTTGTTTAAATTCACTTACTTACATGTTGTCCTGCATTCAGCACTCAGATCATAAGGACTTGTCCTGAATGTTTGTCAGGACTGATAGAGTGATAAACTTCAAGCAACCACATCACaaacagaccacacctcctaaataaataaataaataaataaataaataaataaataaataaataaataaataaataaaacggtTGTGTGACGTCTCACAAATGTCCCATGATTTAATTTCCTGAGAGAGAATTGATGACGGCTCCAACGTGTCCAGGCGACGTTCTCAGTCTGCTGCCAGAGAGGAATTCAGGACTGAACTAACACTGTAATATTACAGCTttatcattcacacacacacacacacacacacacacacacacacacacacacacacacacacacacacacacacacacataaacagttCTATTGTTAGCATTCAGCTGTAGATTAAACAGAACACTCTGTAAGCCTTCACACAGTCCCCTGGCAACATCTTCCTGGATTACGGTGTGTAGCTTTACTGCCACGGTGCTACAGCTTTTTCCCTCACGTGGGTTCTGCAGGAGCTCCATTCCTGCTTGGAGACATGAACGTGTTGAGACGAAGCCTTGCTGGTATGTTCTGATCTTTCATATCGCACACAAGTGAAGCTGAATGTTCCGGTTAAAGGTCACCGTAGATATTCGtttgcacacattcacatattCCTGTCTGTTTCAGCACTTCTAattaaagctctctctctctctctctctctctctctctctcacacacacacacacacacacacacacacacacacacacacacacacacacacacacacacacacacacatttgtgaattttctgtgaaaaaaaaacaactgcatCTAACCAGGAGCCAGTATCAGGAGACTTGAAACCATGTTGGATCTGGTCTGGGAAAAATTAACCATCTGAGATCTAGTCCTTCTAGAACCACACCGAAACTTTGAAGCCGTTTAGAAGCCAGTTTGGAACCTTCTGGTAACCATCTGTAACAATGGCACACGTTTCAGAAGTTTGTGTGGAACTGTAAGAGATTGTAAGAGATTATATTGTCTGGAGTTTCTATAAACCGATCTGGGACCTTTAAAAACTTTAAGAAGGTTAGTTTAAAATCTTGGAACTTTCTCTGAGCTTATTTGGATTCTTGGAACTTCTACAAGGCAGTGCAGGAACTTAAAGCCTTCTATAGGTTTTTGTCTGGAACTAATATCTGACAGAAAATCCTTAATGTTGTGCCACTTCAAAATTCTGTTCTGGCTTCTTCCACTTCTTCTCTCACACTGCTCCAGaaccattaaacaccaaacaccaaagcACCTACATGTAACATGGCTAAGAGAAATGTAGCAGCCACCAGTTAGCATGATGCTAATCAGTGCATAAAGCCTCAGAACCATCAGGAACACTTTAAACACATGAGGAGGATAGCTGAGGATTTTTAGAAGGGCTTTACTACGTAGAGCTAGAGAACAGAGTGGGTTTGAGCTTCACACTGGGTTTattgttgtgttggtgttggaggTTGAGAGGTCAGTGCAGTGGTGGAGTTACAGCAGTCAAGACCAAGGAGCAGTGAGGAGATGAGGAAATGAGGAACACCTGCAGATCTTCTACAGAGTTCACACGGAATCTTTTAATAAGATCTCAGTCAGGATGCACATGAGGTCATCAGaagtatgcgtgtgtgtgtgtgtgtgtgtgtgtgtgtgtgtgtgtgtgtgtgtgtgtgtgtgtgtgtatcttgtaATGAAGTCATCTAGAGTGATTAGAGGGTTTTGTTTTACTGGTCTGTGAATACCTGTCTGTATATTTCAGCTATAATCTGGAGATCGATTAATTaaagttcaaacacacacacacacacacacacacacacacacacacacacacagacacacacagacacacacacacacacacacacacacacacacacacacacacacacacacacacacacacacacacattggttAACAGCCCTCAGCACTGagaactttttgtattattctAGCATCTCTTGTTGGTTCAGAAAGGGGCGGGCACTTCGAATTCTAAGCCACACCTACCATGAAGCTGAAAGCTATgatgtcactcacacacacacacacacacacacacacacacacacacacacacacacacacacacacacacacacacacacacacacacacctgtatgcaGTCGTTAACTGTCTGTCACTAAAGCTAAAAATACttttgtatggaataaaaaaatgcatcaaCATTACTGAGGTTTTACAGACCCCGCCCCATTgccactgtaaccaatcagaacttagcatttacatttacagcatttggcagctCCCTTATTAagagtgatttacatttatctcatttatacaaaggagcaattgaggattaaaggccttgctcaggggcccagggattgcagtttggtggacctgggattcaaaatcACAACCTTCTGTAACATCATCAGTAACATTTATAACATCTGCTTAAACACCTCTGTATAACTCTTATGCTATTCTCTTTTTTCTACATCCACCAATCAGATCGCAGAACCATCTCTGTAACCAATTACGAACTTCAAATGAAGTTCTTTTctctacaattttttttagactttaatCGCAAAGCAATAAATCTGTGTGAATTAAGGACTTTACTGCACAGAAATTTGGGTAACGTGTGTGTAGTTTCACAACGTGTGGTGTAGTGAGGTTATAATGGGCTCTAATGTTTTATAATGGGATGTAATGAGCTGTCAGACGTTATTGAGGGTTCTAATGGGTTCTAAAGAAGATACAAGACTATAACAGGTTACAAGGGATTATAACGTGTCATAATGGGTTATAGTGGGCTATAATGTGTCATAATGGGCTATAGTAGGCTATAATGTGTCATAATGGGTTATAGTGGGCTATAATGTGTCATAATGGGCTATAGTGGGCTATAATGTGTCATAATGAGCTATAGTGGGCTATAATGTGTCATAATGAGCTATAGTGGGCTATAATGTGTCATAATGAGCTATAGCGGGCTATAATGTGTCATAATGAGCTATAGTGGGCTATAATGTGTCATAATGAGCTATAGTGGGCTATAATGTGTCATAATGAGCTATAGTGGGCTATAATGTGTCATAATGATCTATAGTGGGCTATAATGTGTCATAATGAGCCATAGTGGGCTATAATGTGTCATAATGAGCTATAGTGGGCTATAATGGGTGTCAGAAAATTAGTAGACGTTATAAGGATTTACAGTACCTGCGTGTGTGGAGGTAGACATGTGCAGGAGCTGCAGCAGGAGGAAGAAGTGgagtatgtttgtctgtctgtccatctctctctccggTCTCAGGAGAAGAACCATCAGTGGCAGAAGTGTGGAAGAACAAAGAAGAGATAAAAGGAGAGAGACGTCAGGAATCCTGTAAAAATCCTTCAGTGCAGAGCAGATCTGTCCTTCACGTGCTGCATCTCTCCCTCAGACTTTCTCCTTCTCttaccacactctctctctctctctctctctctctctctctctttctctctctctctctctctctctctctccctctctctctctctcgtccctcCCTCCATCACGTTTTGTTGGCACGTGTATggaattttacattttctgtcaatTACTTACATATtgtgcacaaaacacacacacacacacacacacacacacacacacacacacacacacacacacacacacacacacacacacgattgttttcattagtgtgtgtgtgtgtgtgtgtgtgtttctgtaaaataaTGTGTTCCTCATGCATTCCTGTAAGTGAACATGCAGGAACAGTATAGACATATGATAGAATTCCATATGCtggattctgtgtgtgtgtgtgtgtgtgtgtgtgtgtgtgtgtgtgtgtgtgtgtgtgtgtgtgtgtgtgtgtgtgtgtgtgagttgctGTCAGAAGGTCAATAAAACATTAGTATGTTACTGCACTGACTCACAGACACTCAGGTAAACACAAACAGCAGGTTAAAGTAACTTCAGGTGAAAACAGGAACTGATGCTAATGTAGCTAATTAATTAAAGTGTGTAGCCTCCAGTTTAGCCTTCAGGGTTGGTGAGCTTGAAATTGAACTCCATCGCTAGATCTCAGGTCCAGGTTTTATTTCTGACTGTAAAGTTTCTGACTGTAAAGTTTCTGACCGTAAAGTTTCTGACTGTGTAAAGTTTCTGACTGTGTAAAGTTTCTGACTGTATAAAGTTTCTGACTGTATAAACTTTCTGACTGTGTAAACTTTCTGACTGTATAAAGTTTCTGACTGTGTAAAGTTTCTTACTGTATAAAGTTTCTGACTGTATAAAGTTTCTGGCTGTATAAAGTTTCTGACTGTGTAAAGTTTCTGACTGTATAAAGTTTCTGACTGTGTAAAGTTTCTGACTGTATAAAGTTTCTTACTGTATAAAGTTTCTGACTGTAAAGTTTCTTACTGTATAAAGTTTCTGACTGTAAAGTTTCTTACTGTATaaagtactgtatactgtataaagtttCTTACTGTAAAGTTTCTGACTGTAAAGTTTCTTACTGTATAAAGTTTCTTACTGTAAAGTTTCTTACTGTATAAAGTTTCTTACTGTAAAGTTTCTTACTGTATAAAGTTTCTTACTGTAAAGTTTCTGACTGTGAAAAGTTTCTGACTGTAAAGTTTCTTACTGTATAAAGTTTCTTACTGTAAAGTTTCTGACTGTATAAAGTTTCTTACTGTATAAAGTTTATGACTGTAAAGTTTCTTACTGTATAAAGTTTCTGACTGTAAAGTTTCTTACTGTATaaagtactgtatactgtataaagtttCTTACTGTAAAGTTTCTGACTGTGAAAAGTTTCTTACTGTATAAAGTTTCTTACTGTAAAGTTTCTGACTGTAAAGTTCCTTACTGTATAAAGTTTCTTACTGTAAAGTTTCTGACTGTATAAAGTTTCTTACTGTAAACTTTCTGACTGTATAAAGTTTCTGACTGTAAAGTTCCTTACTGTATAAAGTTTCTTACTGTAAAGTTTCTTACTGTATAAAGTTTCTTACTGTGTAAAGTTTCTGACTGTAAAGTTTCTGACTGTGTAAAGTTTCTGACCGTTCAGCTCATGTTAGAGGAGTGTAGATAAACCTGAACACACCtctgaggaggagagagagggggaaaagcACAAAAAACCAAAATATGGATCTACTGTAACATCCACAGTGATCGCTTCATACATCAGACCTATATCACAAcctggatatgtgtgtgtgtgtgtgtgtgtgtgtgtgtgtgtgtgtgtgtgtgtgtgtgtgtgtgtgtgtgtgtgtttctatatgGAGGACATGCTAGAACAGGATTCTGAGTTGCCCACCCAATAAAATATGATCTGCTGTGGCACATTCTGCATTCCAGTGACTATTCTCTGCCTAGAGgtgcacgcacacgcgcacacacacacacacacacacacacacacacacacacacacacacacacacacacacacacacacacacacacacacacacacacagcacaggttaATGCCATAGCATCCTGATGTTTATCCTCTGCACCTTCAACAAGAAGAGACAAAAGGACCCAAACTTGAGAGAAGAGTGAATCGGTCACCATGACGACAGTGACAGTGACCTCACAGCATAGTGTTATGTCCATCAGGGaagatgtgtgtttattaaccaGCTGATATCTTCAGCGGCCATACTCaacttctgatttttttttaatactgtaatGATCATTAACACAAAGAGCTGATTTAAATTTGCATAaactataaatctataaaataaaagattaataaaagcttttaataaataatctaatcataaaaagtgcaaatgatcagaaaataaataacattatttttatgcCTTTTGTGCTGGGTTTGATACATGACCAATCAGCAATAAGCACCGCTGCTAACTCCGCCCCCAGGTCCCACCACCAAAACTCCTGAAACTTAGAAACTTAATGAACTGATGAGAGAAACCCAGCAgaactgttctgtgtgtgtgtgtgtgtgtgtgtgtgtgtgtgtgtgtgtgtgtgtgtgtgtgtatatgtaagtgagtgtgagtgtgtatttgtgtgtgtgtgtgtgtgtgtgtgtgtgtgtgtgtgtgtgtgtgtgtgtgtgtgtgtgtgtgtgtatttgtgtgtgaatatgtaagtgtgtgagcATGTATTTGGgcaagtgtgtttttgtttgtgtgtgtatatatgtgtgtgtgtgtgtgtgtgtgtgtgtgtgtgtgtgtgtttgtgtgtgtgtgtgtgtgtgtgtgtttgtgtgtgtgtgtgtgtgtgtgtgtgtgtgtgtgtgtttgtgtgtgtgtatttgtgtgagtgtgtatttgtgtgagtgtgtatttgtgtgtatttgtgtgtgtgtttgtgtgaatgtgtatttgtgtgtgtgtgtgtgtgtgtgtgtgtgtgtgtgtgtgtgtgtgtgtgtgtgtgtgtgtgtgtgtgtgtggtgattgaTGTGGTTAAAGTGAGGTGTGGTTGACAGACCCCCTAGAGGGAGAGACAGGAGATCAAAAGGAAATCAGCAAATAGATAaggaaagataaaaaaagaaagaaggagagataCAGATGgaagatgagagagacagacaaagagacaggggggaaaatgtgattaaaataattataatttatatataattttatattttttttataattataattttataataataataatttattaatgaaagagagagacattaaaTGGAACGCAGGACGTGTCtcacaaagtctctctctctctctctctctctctctctctcacaaccacaaccaccacTCTGTAGGAAATGTTGTAATTAAGCGTCCTACAACTAACTgtgtgataaagtgataaactGATCGTCAGATTACCAGAAATGAGAGAAACCGAGTTAAGTTTCAGTTTCATCAGAAACCACGAAGCTGCTGAATAATACGACGGATGGATGGAATCTGGTGCAGCTGCAGGTATGAAAGCTGGTGTAGATGGTGTTACTACACTCTCTGAAGATCTCCGTAGGTAAATGTTGTATGTTCACTAATGCCAGATAAACCACatgacctcacacactctccatcTTCATCCTCTTAGGGATTGGTTTTAATCTGTCCAtcagcttttctctctctctctctctctctctctctgaggagACATCATGGCTGCACCTGGACAGAAGGTGGTGTTGATCACGGGTTGTTCTTCAGGAATAGGGCTGTGTATTGCGACACTGCTTGCTAAAGATGAACAACAGAGATATTATGGTGAGAAACGGgaagattctgattggtcgtcAGACTGTCGGTCGATCTCTGGTTTACTCTGATATactatcgtttctatagtaacagctcatacacatTGGATGCAGATTGGATATGagcagatttttaaaaacagtgtgtgtgtgtgtgtgtgtgtgtgtgtgtgtgtgtgtgtgtgtgtgtgtgtgtgtgtagtgatagcTACGATGAGGAACCTGCAGAAGAAACAACGACTGTTGGAGGCAGTGGGTGAAGCGTACggcaaaactctctctctctttacactTGATGTGTGCAGTGACGAGTCTGTCTCAGAGTGTATCAACAGCATTAAAGATAGACACATAGACATTCTgggtaagtacacacacacacacacacacacacacacacacacacacacacacacacacatatgtgcagtTCTATTCAGAGGAGAGAATTAAATGCTAGTAATCTCATTTGGTCACTGCagcatatatatattgtgtgtgtgtgtgtgtgtgtgtagttaataACGCAGGCGTGGGTCTAGTCAGCCCGGTGGAGTGTGTGTCCATGGAGGaagtgaggagtgtgtttgagaCAAATGTGTTTGGAGTGATAAGGATGATCAAAGCCGTCATTCCAGACATGAAGAAACGCAGAGCGGGACACATCATTGTCATCAGTAGCACCATGGGCctgcaaggtgtgtgtgtgtgtgtgtgtgtgtgtgtgtgtgtctatgtctgtgtgtgtgtgtgttctctcataTTGTATTGCTTTGTGTGTCGTATGTTTTAttctctgcatgtgtgtttgaaggtgtggtgtttaatgatgtcTACGCTGCATCCAAGTTTGCTGTTGAGGGGTTTTGTGAAAGTCTTGCTATGCAGCTGCTCAAGTTTAACATCAagtgagtctcacacacacacacacacacacacacacacacacacacacacacacacacacacacttgtctaaTGACATTAAAATTTAGCATATTACTCTAAACTCTTAAATAAGAACCAGATCATATCTAGATGACAGATCAGTCTGTAGTTAATGTACACATTTTATCcaaggtgtgtgttcagtggtgtgtgtgttcagtggtgtgtgtgttcagtggtgtgtgtggtgtgggtgttttattagtgtgggtgtgttcagtggtgcagctgctcagtggtgtgtgtgttcagtgttgtgggtgttttattagtgtgtgtgtgttcagtggtgtgtgtgttcagtggtgtgtgtggtgtgggtgttttattagtgtgtgtgtgttcagtggtgcagctgctcagtggtgtgtgtgttcagtgttgtgggtgttttattagtgtgtgtgtgttcagtggtgtgtgtgttcagtggtgtgggtgttttattagtgtgtgtgttcagtggtgtgtgtgtgttcagtggtgtgggtgttttattagtgtgtgtgttcagtggtgtgtgtgtgttcagtggtgtgggtgttttattagtgtgtgtgttcagtggtgtgtgtgtgttcagtggtgtgggtgttttattagtgtgtgtgttcagtggtgtgggtgttttattagtgtgtgtgtgttcagtggtgtgggtgttttattagtgtgtgtgtgttcagtggtgtgggtgttttattagtgtgtgtgttcagtggtgtgtgtgttttattagtgtgtgtgtgtgttcagtggtgtgtgtgttttattagtgtgtgtgtgtgttcagtggtgtgggtgttttattagtgtgtgtgtgttcagtggtgtgtgtgttttattagtgtgggtgtgttcattggtgtgggtgttttattagtgtgtgtgtgttcagtggtgtgtgtgttttattagtgtgtgtgtgttcagtggtgtgggtgttttattagtgtgtgtgtgttcagtggtgtgggtgttttattagtgtgtgtgttcagtggtgtgtgtgttttattagtgtgtgtgtgttcagtggtgtgtgtgttttattagtgtgtgtgtgttcagtggtgtgggtgttttattagtgtgtgtgtgttcattggtgtgggtgttttattagtgtgtgtgtgttcattggtgtgggtgttttattagtgtgtgtgtgttcagtggtgcagctgctcagtggtgtgtgtgtgttcagtgttgtgggtgttttattagtgtgtgtgtgttcagtggtgtgggtgttttattagtgtgtgtgtgttcattggtgtgggtgttttattagtgtgtgtgttcagtggtgtgggtgttttattagtgtgtgtgtgttcagtgttgtgggtgttttattagtgtgtgtgtgttcattggtgtgggtgttttattagtgtgtgtgtgttcattggtgTGGGtgtattattagtgtgtgtgtgttcagtgttgtgggtgttttattagtgtgtgtgtgttcattggtgtgggtgttttattagtgtgtgtgtgttcagtggtgcagctgctcagtggtgtgtgtgtgttcagtgttgtgggtgttttattagtgtgtgtgtgttcattggtgtgggtgttttattagtgtgtgtgtgttcattggtgTGGGtgtattattagtgtgtgtgttcagtggtgtgggtgttttattagtgtgtgtgttcatacccCCCTCCCTCCCATCCCCAGTGTGTCGATGATAGAGCCCGGTCCTGTCCACActgagtttgagctgagaatgACGGAGGGGATCTATCAGAAAGATTACCCTGGATGTGACGCTGAGACACTTCACTACTTCAAGAACGTTTATCTTCCGGCTTCAGTGGACGTCTTCCAGGCACTGGGACAATCACCCCAGCAAATCGCCATGGTAACACCACATACTATGTTTTCATTAATTGCCCTGTCGAGATCTTTGGGGTAAATTGAGACCTGACATTGAG
This genomic window from Tachysurus fulvidraco isolate hzauxx_2018 chromosome 18, HZAU_PFXX_2.0, whole genome shotgun sequence contains:
- the rdh8b gene encoding retinol dehydrogenase 8b, which encodes MAAPGQKVVLITGCSSGIGLCIATLLAKDEQQRYYVIATMRNLQKKQRLLEAVGEAYGKTLSLFTLDVCSDESVSECINSIKDRHIDILVNNAGVGLVSPVECVSMEEVRSVFETNVFGVIRMIKAVIPDMKKRRAGHIIVISSTMGLQGVVFNDVYAASKFAVEGFCESLAMQLLKFNINVSMIEPGPVHTEFELRMTEGIYQKDYPGCDAETLHYFKNVYLPASVDVFQALGQSPQQIAMSTKQVMETRHPRFRTLTNPLFTPLVALKMADESGDLSVRSLHHLLFNLGGVMKISMNTLKCLTCMCVRSRTVQPD